The region CTGGAGCGCCGCTCGAGCAGCGCGCTGAGCCTCGTCGGCCGAGTCCATGTCGCTCGGCGCCGTGTCGCCGGCGGGGCGGGTCTTCGCCGACGCATCGGACTGATGCGACGATCCGCGCACGCCGCTGACATCGGTGAGGTCCTGCGTCGCCTCGTCCCACGACGCGGTCCCCGATCCGGTCACGGGGCCGGCGCGCCTGTCGCCCTGCTGATCGGCGGAGACGTCGATCGAGCCGGTCTCGTCGTCGTCGGCGAGACCGGTGTGCGACGCGTCGCCCGCTCGCTCAGAGGCGCCTTCGCCGGACGACGCGTCGTCCGCGACGTTCGCGGTCTCGTCGGGCTCGTCCTGCCAGAGGTCTTCCGGCCGGTACGCATCGGTCTGCATCGAGGTGTCGATGTCGGTCGCCCGCGTATCGGGCACACGGTCGAGCACGTCGAGCGCCGAATCCACTCCACCGGTGTACGACGCGACCACGCGCAGGTCGTCGCTGCGCAGCCCGGCGCTGAGCGACTCGAGCAGGCCGGCCGCGTCATCGACGATGTCGGGTCGGCGCAGTTCGTCGCCGTGCACCAGCCACCGGGCGAACTCGAGCTCGGCGTGCAGGCGGGCGCGCACCTGCAGCGCGTCGTCGGCCGCGCGCTGCGAGGCGGCGGCGTATGCGGAGAGAACGTCGGATGCCGCCTCGGGGGCACCCGAGAGCCAGCCGAGATCCTCGGCGGGGTCGCCCACCGAGAGACCGCGCCAGCCGAGCACGGCGACGACCTGCGGGCCGTCCTGCGGGTCGTCCTCGAACAGGAACGACAGCGCCTGGATGCCGCCCAGTGTCACGGCGCTCTCGAAGCGCCAGAGATCGTCTGCCGCCACAGCGTCCCGCCAGCGAGCACTCAGACGGGCAGGGACGCGGCCGGTCGCCGATGCGCGGTCGACGAGCTGGTCGGTCTCGGTGCGAACGGCCGCGGCGTCGCGCACGCCGAGGCCTGCCGAGCGCACGACCGACGGCGGAAGCGCATGCACAGCCGCGATGGCCTCTCCGATCGAGTGCGCGGCTCCGCGCCCGGCCGGGATGTCGGACGCCTCGATCTGGAACCCGGGCATGAGGTCGGTCACCAGTGCGCGGGCTTCGCCCACCCGGGTCTCGCCCATGGCGATCGGCACGCGGAAGCTCAGCATCTCTCTGGCACCTGCGGTCAGCGCCCTCAGAGCGAGCGCCTCCTCGGCAAGTTCGATCGCCGCGGCGTCGTCGGCGGCGACGCGGATCACGAGCTCGCTGCCGTCGGCGAGCGTCGCGACGGCCGAGTCGAACCTCCCGTCTCCGTCCGCGGTCAGAGCGCGAGCGCCCGTGACCTCCGCCCCGGGCACAGCGGCCGTGACCGCCGCCACTAGAGTGAAAGGAGAGCGTGCCATGCTCCCCAGCGTAGGTCTGCCCCCGCGCA is a window of Microbacterium esteraromaticum DNA encoding:
- a CDS encoding phosphotransferase; the protein is MARSPFTLVAAVTAAVPGAEVTGARALTADGDGRFDSAVATLADGSELVIRVAADDAAAIELAEEALALRALTAGAREMLSFRVPIAMGETRVGEARALVTDLMPGFQIEASDIPAGRGAAHSIGEAIAAVHALPPSVVRSAGLGVRDAAAVRTETDQLVDRASATGRVPARLSARWRDAVAADDLWRFESAVTLGGIQALSFLFEDDPQDGPQVVAVLGWRGLSVGDPAEDLGWLSGAPEAASDVLSAYAAASQRAADDALQVRARLHAELEFARWLVHGDELRRPDIVDDAAGLLESLSAGLRSDDLRVVASYTGGVDSALDVLDRVPDTRATDIDTSMQTDAYRPEDLWQDEPDETANVADDASSGEGASERAGDASHTGLADDDETGSIDVSADQQGDRRAGPVTGSGTASWDEATQDLTDVSGVRGSSHQSDASAKTRPAGDTAPSDMDSADEAQRAARAALQRWTRSDSE